Below is a genomic region from Ruania alba.
GACATGCATCGCTCACTATGAGCGAATATCGCTCATAGTGAGCGCATATGTGTGTACAGTAGGGTGACCGTTGTCGAGGAGCAACAGCGTAGACGGGGAGGGTGCGGCTGACGTGGCACTCACCGGCGATGCCCCCCGCGGTTCCGGAACACAGTTGTCGGACCGGCAGCGGGACGTGCTCGCTCTCGTCGAGCGGCGGGGCACCATCAGGGTCTCCGATCTGGCGCACGAGCTCGGTATCTCCTCAGCAACGGCCCGGCGAGACGTCACCGTACTGGCGGTCGCTCAGCTCGTTCAGCGCACTCACGGTGGGGCGCGTGTGCTCGAGCCTCAGCAGTCGCTGCGCCACGTCGAATCCCTCCGGCCCGGCGACGCCGGGGCGATCGGAATGCTTGTCCCGTCGCTCGAGTTCTACTGGCCCGACGTCGCTCGAGGCGCAGAAGCGGCCGCTCGCGAACGCGGATTCAGCATCATGCTCCGTGAGTCCGAGTATCGGGCCGTCGACGAGCTGGGCGATGTTGACCGTCTCATCGCAGCCGGAGCGCGCGGCCTGCTACTCGCGCCGACGCTGGACGGTTCCACTGGGGAGCGAATGCTCGCCTGGCTCGCCCGATCGCCCGTACCCATCGTTCTGCTCGAACGTGACGCCGCTGCGAGTGAGCTGCACGAGGGTATCGACACCGTCGTCACCGATCACACCCATGGCGTCCAGAAGGCCGCACGACATCTCGCTGATCGTGGGCACCGGAAGGTCGGCGTCGCGCTCTCACAGAACTCGCCGCACACCTCCGCGATCCGTCGCGCCTGGGTCGGTGCGTGCGAACGGCTCGGCCTCACACTGCCCGCCGTGGACGCGACCGTGCCCCCACGGACCGATCCCGATTACCACACAGTCATCGACCAGG
It encodes:
- a CDS encoding LacI family DNA-binding transcriptional regulator — translated: MALTGDAPRGSGTQLSDRQRDVLALVERRGTIRVSDLAHELGISSATARRDVTVLAVAQLVQRTHGGARVLEPQQSLRHVESLRPGDAGAIGMLVPSLEFYWPDVARGAEAAARERGFSIMLRESEYRAVDELGDVDRLIAAGARGLLLAPTLDGSTGERMLAWLARSPVPIVLLERDAAASELHEGIDTVVTDHTHGVQKAARHLADRGHRKVGVALSQNSPHTSAIRRAWVGACERLGLTLPAVDATVPPRTDPDYHTVIDQVLDATRASGTSALLVHSDIDAIQLVQHADDRGVAIPGDLSVVSYDDQVAAMNHPALTAIRPPREAIGRTAFELLAARLADTERPAHRVAIGPALSVRETSGPAPTSAETDQPIPSHE